One window of the Conexibacter sp. SYSU D00693 genome contains the following:
- a CDS encoding homocysteine S-methyltransferase family protein has product MERDFLAAARERVIVFDGSMGALLEEQDLDLERDYQLPGRAHEVLVLNRPDVIEGVHTSMVEAGAEVVETDTFQGSRLKLEEWGLQDHTLEINQRAAEIARKAVGPDRFVAGSIGPTGFLPSSDDPTLGNIAFGKLVEVFTEQATGLLKGGADLLIIETAQDVLEVKAAVFGAREAFKATGRKVPIQVSAFVMPENGKMLLGTDVSSWLTTMEALKVDVIGLNCSSGPEHMRDAIRFLGEFAPMPIHCIPNAGIPQQGPDGETIFPEKPGPLADVLGDFVDRYGLSIVGGCCGTTPEHISAIAERCRGARTDFTRPAPRAPHVSSLITATPLVQDPSPTLVGERVNSQGSRKAKELLLADDYDGLVQVAEDQVEGGAHVLDLCVALTERTDEDVQMAEVAKRVSLSQPAPIQVDSTEPEVIQRALEQIPGRAIVNSVNLEAGRDKLDQVVPVAIAHGAALIALTIDEVGMAKTAERKVEVAKRIKELACDEHGLDPELLIFDVLTFTLTTGDEEWKPSAVETIEGIRRVKAELPGVKTSLGVSNVSFGVGPAARAVLNSTFLHHCVEAGLDLAMVNPNHITPYGEIDQVERDLADDLVFNRREDALERFIAHFESKGATEEASEAADPTAGMEPEEALHWHILRRKKDGVEAQIDKAVEKLGAVPVLNDVLLPAMKEVGDKFGAGELILPFVLQSAEVMKRAVAQLEQYLDRIEGYTKGTVVLATVFGDVHDIGKSLVNTILTNNGYSVVDLGKQVPISNILDAAKEHDATAIGLSALLVSTSKQMPAAVQELHAQGLEYPVLIGGAAINRAFSYRALFPGGKETEEQYEPGVFYCKDAFEGLAVMDAIVEDDARERLRTKLREDAEQFRLKGEEPEELDTSDDSVRSAVRTDVDIPEPPFWGVREIPVDMDELYSHLDTHVLFKLHWGGRGVKGDAWKELVEGDFRPRLERMWAEQDYLHPRALLGFFPCYSEGNDIVVLDPEDRETELARFVTPRQPKGDRLATSDFFRPKESGELDVIALQALTVGSEVTDLMAKLEADGEFAEQLFVHGLGVQTAEGLSEWLHWKVRGWLGIPATQGRRLSWGYPAIPDQADHKKVEQLLDLEQIGMQITDGGFAPVPEQSTLAMVLHHPQAIYYGMRNGRLLPDGSPDDVIKGSKRDPSLFGQAPELEDEDPREGAVEAEDGQPAGRAAGREEAPEMALRAADQG; this is encoded by the coding sequence ATGGAGCGTGACTTCCTGGCCGCCGCCCGCGAGCGTGTGATCGTCTTCGACGGGTCGATGGGCGCCCTGCTCGAGGAGCAGGACCTCGACCTCGAGCGCGACTACCAGCTCCCGGGCCGCGCGCATGAGGTGCTCGTCCTCAACCGCCCCGACGTCATCGAGGGCGTGCACACCTCGATGGTCGAGGCCGGTGCCGAGGTCGTGGAGACCGACACGTTCCAGGGCTCGCGCCTGAAGCTCGAGGAGTGGGGCCTGCAGGACCACACGCTCGAGATCAACCAGCGCGCCGCCGAGATCGCCCGCAAGGCCGTCGGTCCCGACCGCTTCGTCGCCGGCTCGATCGGCCCGACCGGCTTCCTGCCCTCCTCCGACGACCCCACGCTCGGCAACATCGCCTTCGGCAAGCTCGTCGAGGTCTTCACCGAGCAGGCGACCGGCCTGCTCAAGGGCGGCGCCGACCTCCTCATCATCGAGACCGCGCAGGACGTCCTCGAGGTCAAGGCGGCCGTCTTCGGCGCCCGCGAGGCGTTCAAGGCGACCGGCCGCAAGGTGCCCATCCAGGTGAGCGCCTTCGTCATGCCCGAGAACGGCAAGATGCTGCTGGGCACCGACGTCTCCTCGTGGCTGACCACGATGGAGGCGCTCAAGGTCGACGTCATCGGCCTCAACTGCTCCTCGGGCCCTGAGCACATGCGCGACGCGATCCGCTTCCTCGGCGAGTTCGCGCCGATGCCGATCCACTGCATCCCGAACGCCGGCATCCCGCAGCAGGGCCCCGACGGCGAGACGATCTTCCCCGAGAAGCCGGGCCCGCTGGCCGACGTCCTGGGCGACTTCGTCGACCGCTACGGCCTGTCGATCGTCGGCGGGTGCTGCGGCACGACGCCCGAGCACATCTCCGCGATCGCCGAGCGCTGTCGCGGCGCCCGGACCGACTTCACGCGCCCCGCCCCGCGCGCGCCGCACGTCTCGTCGCTCATCACCGCCACGCCGCTGGTGCAGGACCCGTCGCCGACGCTCGTCGGCGAGCGCGTCAACTCGCAGGGCTCGCGCAAGGCCAAGGAGCTCCTGCTCGCCGACGACTACGACGGCCTCGTCCAGGTCGCCGAGGACCAGGTCGAGGGCGGCGCGCACGTGCTCGACCTCTGCGTCGCGCTCACCGAGCGCACCGACGAGGACGTGCAGATGGCCGAGGTCGCCAAGCGCGTCTCGCTCTCGCAGCCCGCGCCGATCCAGGTCGACTCGACCGAGCCGGAGGTCATCCAGCGCGCCCTCGAGCAGATCCCGGGCCGCGCGATCGTCAACTCGGTCAACCTCGAGGCGGGCCGGGACAAGCTCGACCAGGTCGTCCCCGTCGCGATCGCCCACGGCGCGGCGCTCATCGCGCTGACCATCGACGAGGTCGGGATGGCCAAGACGGCCGAGCGCAAGGTCGAGGTCGCCAAGCGCATCAAGGAGCTGGCCTGCGACGAGCACGGCCTCGACCCCGAGCTGCTGATCTTCGACGTCCTCACCTTCACGCTCACCACGGGCGACGAGGAGTGGAAGCCCTCCGCGGTCGAGACGATCGAGGGCATCCGGCGCGTCAAGGCCGAGCTGCCGGGCGTCAAGACGTCGCTGGGCGTCTCCAACGTCTCCTTCGGCGTCGGGCCGGCCGCGCGCGCGGTCCTCAACTCGACCTTCCTGCACCACTGCGTGGAGGCCGGGCTGGACCTCGCGATGGTCAACCCGAACCACATCACGCCCTACGGCGAGATCGACCAGGTCGAGCGCGACCTCGCCGACGACCTGGTCTTCAACCGCCGCGAGGACGCGCTGGAGCGCTTCATCGCGCACTTCGAGAGCAAGGGCGCGACGGAGGAGGCCTCCGAGGCGGCCGACCCCACGGCCGGCATGGAGCCCGAGGAGGCCCTGCACTGGCACATCCTGCGCCGCAAGAAGGACGGCGTTGAGGCCCAGATCGACAAGGCCGTCGAGAAGCTCGGCGCCGTCCCGGTCCTCAACGACGTGCTGCTGCCGGCGATGAAGGAGGTCGGCGACAAGTTCGGCGCGGGCGAGCTGATCCTGCCGTTCGTCCTGCAGTCGGCCGAGGTCATGAAGCGCGCCGTCGCCCAGCTCGAGCAGTACCTCGACCGCATCGAGGGCTACACGAAGGGCACCGTCGTCCTGGCCACGGTCTTCGGCGACGTGCACGACATCGGCAAGTCGCTGGTCAACACGATCCTGACCAACAACGGCTACTCCGTGGTCGACCTCGGCAAGCAGGTGCCGATCTCGAACATCCTCGACGCGGCCAAGGAGCACGACGCGACGGCGATCGGCCTCAGCGCGCTGCTCGTGTCGACCTCCAAGCAGATGCCCGCCGCGGTGCAGGAGCTCCACGCCCAGGGCCTCGAGTACCCCGTGCTCATCGGCGGCGCCGCGATCAACCGTGCGTTCTCCTACCGCGCGCTGTTCCCCGGCGGCAAGGAGACCGAGGAGCAGTACGAGCCGGGCGTCTTCTACTGCAAGGACGCCTTCGAGGGCCTGGCCGTGATGGACGCGATCGTCGAGGACGACGCGCGCGAGCGGCTGCGCACCAAGCTGCGCGAGGACGCCGAGCAGTTCCGCCTCAAGGGCGAGGAGCCCGAGGAGCTCGACACCTCCGACGACAGCGTCCGCTCCGCCGTGCGCACCGACGTCGACATCCCCGAGCCGCCGTTCTGGGGCGTCCGGGAGATCCCGGTCGACATGGACGAGCTCTACAGCCACCTCGACACCCACGTGCTCTTCAAGCTGCACTGGGGCGGGCGCGGCGTGAAGGGCGATGCCTGGAAGGAGCTCGTCGAGGGCGACTTCCGCCCGCGCCTCGAGCGCATGTGGGCCGAGCAGGACTACCTGCACCCGCGCGCGCTGCTGGGCTTCTTCCCCTGCTACTCCGAGGGCAACGACATCGTCGTGCTCGACCCCGAGGACCGCGAGACCGAACTGGCGCGCTTCGTGACGCCGCGCCAGCCCAAGGGCGATCGCCTCGCGACGTCGGACTTCTTCCGCCCGAAGGAGAGCGGCGAGCTCGACGTCATCGCCCTGCAGGCGCTGACCGTCGGCTCCGAGGTCACCGACCTGATGGCCAAGCTCGAGGCCGACGGCGAGTTCGCCGAGCAGCTCTTCGTCCACGGCCTCGGCGTCCAGACCGCCGAGGGCCTGTCGGAGTGGCTGCACTGGAAGGTCCGCGGCTGGCTGGGCATCCCCGCCACCCAGGGCCGCCGCCTGTCGTGGGGCTACCCGGCGATCCCCGACCAGGCCGACCACAAGAAGGTCGAGCAGCTGCTCGACCTCGAGCAGATCGGGATGCAGATCACCGACGGCGGCTTCGCCCCGGTGCCCGAGCAGTCGACGCTGGCGATGGTCCTGCACCACCCGCAGGCCATCTACTACGGCATGCGCAACGGCCGCCTGCTGCCCGACGGCTCGCCCGACGACGTCATCAAGGGCTCCAAGCGCGACCCCTCGCTCTTCGGCCAGGCGCCCGAGCTCGAGGACGAGGACCCGCGCGAGGGCGCCGTCGAGGCCGAGGACGGCCAGCCCGCGGGCCGCGCGGCCGGCCGCGAGGAGGCGCCGGAGATGGCGCTGCGCGCCGCCGACCAGGGCTAG
- a CDS encoding aldose 1-epimerase: protein MLCDVEARIVTLKDGDLQARFAAGVGMVGFSLTHRGAELLGQRGGLDAYVRRGSTFGLPLLHPWANRLGGYAFEVAGREVVLDADSPLTRTEEHGLPIHGLLAASPDWEVVDERPAAVRARVVPGDEVLRQFPFPHAVEVEARLDGGALHVATTLEPLDGAAVPVAFGWHPYLVVPQAVREDWLLGLPGHTHLELDDRGLPTGASTRREASTEPLGGRVLDDLLTDLDDPRLTLAGGYRRITLELGEGYSHAQLFAPPGQALMALEPMTAPTDALRTGDGLRVVREPFTARFAVGVELLDAPITPAR, encoded by the coding sequence ATGCTGTGCGACGTGGAGGCGCGGATCGTGACCCTCAAGGACGGCGACCTGCAGGCCCGGTTCGCCGCCGGCGTCGGCATGGTGGGCTTCTCGCTGACCCACCGCGGCGCCGAGCTCCTGGGCCAGCGCGGCGGCCTGGACGCCTACGTCCGGCGCGGCTCGACCTTCGGCCTGCCGCTGCTGCACCCCTGGGCCAACCGCCTGGGCGGCTACGCCTTCGAGGTCGCGGGTCGCGAGGTCGTCCTCGACGCCGACTCACCCCTCACGCGCACCGAGGAGCACGGCCTGCCGATCCACGGCCTGCTGGCCGCCTCGCCGGACTGGGAGGTCGTCGACGAGCGGCCCGCCGCGGTGCGCGCCCGCGTCGTCCCGGGCGACGAGGTCCTGCGCCAGTTCCCGTTCCCCCACGCCGTCGAGGTCGAGGCCCGCCTGGACGGCGGCGCGCTGCACGTCGCCACGACGCTCGAGCCGCTCGACGGCGCCGCGGTGCCGGTCGCGTTCGGCTGGCACCCGTACCTCGTCGTGCCCCAGGCGGTGCGCGAGGACTGGCTGCTCGGGCTCCCGGGCCACACGCACCTCGAGCTCGACGACCGCGGCCTGCCGACCGGCGCGTCGACGCGCCGCGAGGCGAGCACCGAGCCGCTGGGTGGGCGCGTGCTCGACGACCTCCTGACCGACCTCGACGACCCCCGGCTGACGCTCGCCGGCGGCTACCGCCGGATCACGCTGGAGCTGGGGGAGGGCTACTCGCACGCGCAGCTCTTCGCACCGCCCGGCCAGGCGCTCATGGCGCTCGAGCCGATGACCGCCCCGACCGACGCCCTGCGCACCGGCGACGGGCTGCGGGTCGTCCGCGAGCCGTTCACGGCGCGCTTCGCGGTCGGCGTCGAGCTGCTCGACGCGCCCATCACGCCGGCCCGCTAG
- a CDS encoding VOC family protein codes for MRIHVTSVLVDDQRKALAFYTDKLGFQTKHDIVIGEGGARWLTVVPPEAAEGTELLLEPDNHPAAKPFKQALKKDGIPYTSFAVDDVEAEYERLKGLGVRFHREPTTVGEVTIAVFDDTCGNLIQIVAGPDV; via the coding sequence ATGCGGATCCACGTGACGAGCGTGCTGGTCGACGACCAGCGCAAGGCGCTGGCCTTCTACACCGACAAGCTGGGCTTCCAGACCAAGCACGACATCGTGATCGGCGAGGGCGGCGCGCGGTGGCTGACCGTGGTGCCCCCCGAGGCCGCCGAGGGCACCGAGCTGCTGCTCGAGCCCGACAACCACCCGGCGGCCAAGCCGTTCAAGCAGGCGCTCAAGAAGGACGGCATCCCCTACACGTCGTTCGCCGTGGACGACGTGGAGGCCGAGTACGAGCGCCTCAAGGGCCTGGGCGTGCGCTTCCACCGGGAGCCCACGACGGTCGGCGAGGTCACGATCGCCGTCTTCGACGACACCTGCGGGAACCTCATCCAGATCGTCGCCGGACCCGACGTCTAG
- a CDS encoding retropepsin-like aspartic protease — MAHQKLVLAGVAAAAAAGAAAAPSVVAQSDQPPVTAKLDVLRAGPERVPTAKVRIGRRTYLFIVDTGASRTLLDRSVVRREGLRPFGERRSVGGVGGTLRVQRVRVRTWRLGDRDLPAMTVVTGELGDGARFGGLLGSDVMARYGTARFDFRSEQLVLGG; from the coding sequence ATGGCCCACCAGAAGCTCGTGCTGGCCGGGGTCGCCGCGGCGGCCGCGGCCGGCGCTGCCGCCGCCCCGTCGGTCGTGGCCCAGAGCGATCAGCCGCCGGTGACGGCGAAGCTCGACGTGCTGCGCGCCGGGCCGGAGCGCGTGCCGACGGCGAAGGTCCGCATCGGCCGGCGGACGTACCTCTTCATCGTCGACACCGGCGCGTCGCGCACGTTGCTGGACCGCAGCGTCGTACGACGCGAGGGCCTCAGGCCGTTCGGCGAACGGCGCTCGGTGGGCGGCGTCGGCGGCACGCTGCGCGTGCAGCGCGTGCGGGTGCGCACGTGGCGCCTGGGCGACCGCGACCTGCCGGCGATGACCGTCGTCACCGGCGAGCTGGGCGATGGGGCGCGCTTCGGCGGGCTGCTCGGCTCGGACGTCATGGCCCGCTACGGGACCGCGCGCTTCGACTTCCGCAGCGAGCAGCTCGTGCTGGGCGGATAG
- a CDS encoding patatin-like phospholipase family protein — MRILSIDGGGIRGLVPARVLERLEAITGRPVFELFDLVAGTSTGGILGCSLCAPALDAGGGARHTAAELVGLYRTEGPRIFRRSLGQRVRSLEGLVDEKHSAAALDDALERYLGDARLGDALVALLVTTYDLQARAPFFFKSWRTDEEGRDALLRDVARATAAAPTYFEPLRWRSADGRGPQRALVDGGVFAANPAMCAYAEAARLRPGEPVLVLSLGTGETFEPIAFDDAKDWGLAEWARPVIDVVLDGVSDTVGYQLDHLVPEADRLRLQTTLPRSIGMDDASAEALDALDAAASTLLDREDAALRAFAARLTA; from the coding sequence GTGCGCATCCTGAGCATCGACGGTGGCGGGATCCGCGGCCTCGTGCCGGCGCGCGTGCTCGAGCGCCTCGAGGCGATCACCGGCCGCCCCGTCTTCGAGCTCTTCGACCTCGTGGCCGGGACCTCGACGGGCGGCATCCTGGGCTGCTCGCTGTGCGCCCCCGCGCTCGACGCAGGCGGCGGGGCGCGCCACACCGCCGCGGAGCTCGTCGGGCTCTACCGGACCGAGGGCCCCAGGATCTTCCGCCGCTCGCTGGGCCAGCGGGTGCGCTCGCTCGAGGGCCTCGTCGACGAGAAGCACTCGGCCGCCGCCCTCGACGACGCCCTGGAGCGCTACCTCGGGGACGCGCGGCTCGGCGACGCGCTCGTGGCGCTGCTCGTCACGACGTACGACCTCCAGGCCCGCGCGCCGTTCTTCTTCAAGAGCTGGCGCACCGACGAGGAGGGCCGCGACGCCCTGCTGCGCGACGTCGCCCGCGCCACCGCCGCGGCGCCGACGTACTTCGAGCCGCTGCGCTGGCGCAGCGCCGACGGCCGCGGGCCGCAGCGGGCGCTGGTCGACGGCGGCGTCTTCGCGGCCAACCCCGCCATGTGCGCCTACGCCGAGGCGGCGCGCCTGCGTCCGGGCGAGCCGGTCCTCGTCCTGTCGCTGGGCACCGGCGAGACGTTCGAGCCGATCGCCTTCGACGACGCCAAGGACTGGGGGCTGGCCGAGTGGGCGCGCCCCGTCATCGACGTCGTCCTCGACGGCGTGAGCGACACCGTCGGCTACCAGCTCGACCACCTCGTCCCGGAGGCCGACCGCCTGCGCCTCCAGACGACGCTGCCGCGCTCCATCGGGATGGACGACGCCTCGGCCGAGGCGCTCGACGCCCTGGACGCGGCGGCCAGCACGCTGCTCGACCGCGAGGAC